The genomic interval GATCTTCGCGTACATGGTGCCGGCGATCTTCCTCTCGATGCTGGTCACGGGCATCCCGATTCCGCAGATCGGACTCGGCGCGGCGGATCAGGAGACGGGGACGTTCCTGCTCGACCGCCTGAACGGACTGCACCAAGAACTGGGCTTCACCGCGTACACGGACGGGACGAAATCGACGCTCGACGTGTTCGCGATCACGGCCGCGCTCATGGTGGGGACGGCCGGGCTTCCGCATGTGATCATCCGCTTCTACACGGTGCCGAGGGTGCGGGACGCGCGGATCAGCGTGGGCTGGGCGCTCGTGTTCATCGCGCTCCTGTACACGGCGGCGCCGGCGGTGGCGGTGTTCGCGAGGACGAACCTGCTCAATACGGTGACGGACCAGCCGTACGCGGAGATGCCGGAGTGGTTCACGAAGTGGGAGGCGACGGGGCTGATCTCCTACGAGGACCATAACGGGGACGGACTCATTCAGTACGTGGGGCCGGAGGCCGTGGACGCGGCGGGCGCACCCGTGCAGACCGAACTCACGATCGACCGCGACATCATGGTGCTCGCCAACCCGGAAATCGCGCGGCTGCCGAACTGGGTGGTGGGACTCGTGGCGGCGGGCGGGCTTGCTGCGGCGCTCTCGACGGCCGCCGGACTCCTGCTCGTCCTCTCGGCGGCAATCAGCCACGACCTGCTCAAGCGCAACTGGCGACCGGACATCAGCGAACGGGGCGAACTCATCGCGGCGCGATTCAGCGCCGGGGCTGCCGTCATCGTGGCGGGGTATCTGGGGATCAATCCGCCGGGCTTCGTGGCGGAGGTCGTCGCGTTCGCGTTCGGGCTCGCGGCGTCGTCCTTCTTCCCGGTCATCATCCTCGGCATCTTCTCGAAGCGGCTCAACCGGGAGGGTGCGATCGCGGGCATGCTGTGCGGGATCACGCTCACGGCGGCCTACATCGTCTACTTCAAGTTCGTGAACCCTGCCGCGAACATCGCCGAGAACTGGTGGTTCGGGATCTCTCCGGAGGGGATCGGGGCGCTGGGAATGGCGGTGAACTTCGCGGTGGCGACGGTCGTGTCCCGCTTCACGCCGGCGCCCCCGGCCGAGGCGCAGCGGCTGGTCGAGCGGATCCGCCTGCCGCGGGGCGCGGGCGAGGCGCACGAGCTCAGCGGCTGACGTGTCGGCGGGTCGGGCGGGAGCCTCGGGGCCGCACGGCGATCAGCGGCCGAGATGGCGCACGAGGACGAGACGGAGGAGCGCGAGCCGCTGATCGAAGCCGTAGCGGCAGGGGCTCGGGAGCCCGGCCGGTCCGCAGACCCCCGCGTTGACGTCGAGCCGGTTATCCGCCTGGTGGACGGTTTCGCCGAAATCGTTGTAGAGGCCTTCGAGTCGGAGGGTCCAGGCACTCGCCACCGGCATTTCGATGCCGACCCCGGCGACCCATCCGACCCGCGTCGGCCGCTCGTCGAAGGAATCGTCGGGGTCCAACTGCAGGCGACCGTCCGTTCCCGGATCGAGGTCGGTGAACGAGTTGGAGATTCCGGCAACCGACGCGCCGCCGGCGACGAAGGCGCTGACGCGCCCGAGGGACCTCCGAAGGCCGATGCGCGCCGTCCCGACCCAATGCAGCTCCGCGGTCGCCGTCTCGTCCATGCCGGCCGGATCCAGTTGTCCGGGGGACGCCGACAGACCGCTGAACGCCCCGTCCGCCTCGAACAGGAGCTGCACGACCCCCAGGCGGAAGGATCGCCCCACCATCACACCGGTCGCGAGTCCGGTGTCGCCGTACTCGAACGCCTGGCCGGGGACGCCGTTCGACCCCGTGAAGCCGTCGATGTCGGTCATGCGGACGTCCAGTGAGCCCGGCCCCGCAAATACGCCGATGTAGCTTCCCGCCTGGCCGGAACCGACCGTGCCGTCCTGCGCCTGCGCGGTGCCCACGACCGCTAGCAGACTCACGAGCGCCGCGGCGGAACAGCTGGGGCCGTAGGTACTCACGCTTCTCCAGGGCGGGCTGACGGACGCTCCACCTCTTATGGCGACTGCACCAGCGCAGGCCTCACGGCGTTGGGATCGTGCTTGATGATGCGCAGAAGCGCCGCAGCCGGGCCGCTGACGCGTCGTCTCCCCTGCTCCCACTTCCGATAGCCGGAGAGGCTCATTCCCATCAGGGCCGCCATTTGAGCCTGTGTCAGCTTCGCCTCCATACGAACTTCGCGCGGGGAGATCGGGGCGTGAACGATGGCGGGGCCCTCCCCCTTCGCATGGTCCAGGGCCTCGTTCAAGGACTGGACCAGGTCTTCTCCAAACGTGCTCATTTCCCCTGCTTTCCTTGAAGCTTGATGGCGGCGACGAGTGCAGCCACCGCTCGGCGCTCGCTGCGGGTCAGGTCGGTCTTGTCGGACTTCGAGTAGGCTAGAAGCGCGTAGATCGGCACTCCCTCACCCCCGAAAAAATAGATCACGCGAACACCACTCCGCTTGCCGCGCCCCGAGGCTCCGAATCGCGTCTTTCGGACCCCGCCCGTGCCGCGAATCTCATCGCCCGCCAAGGGATGTTCGGCCAGGTAGTCAATCAGTTCGCGTTTCTCGTCCTCGTTGAACAGCTTGTCTGCCTGACGGGAGAAGGTTGGTGTCTCAGCGACGGTGTGCATGGCGCATGGTAACCCAATGGGGTACTCACGGCAATCCCGAAAACCCTGCCCAGATGCCGGCCCGGCAGTCGGTCGTGGATTCGCATCTGCTCATGGAGGTTGAACTTACGGGATTGGCCGGTCGGATTCCAGCCGTTTGACTCCCGCCGATTGCGGGTCTAGTCGCGGAGTCTTCTACGGGCTTCCAGAGCCGTCCGAAGCTGTCCTTCATCTGCGCGCTGATAGCACTGAAGAACCGTCTTCGCCGTCTTCCAGCCGCCCAGCTCGCAGAGCACCTTCAGCGGCTGGTCCATCAGGTCGCTGGCGAACTTCCGCCTCAGCGAGTGCCAGCCCCTGCCGGGCTTCGGCTCCAGACCCGCGAGCTTCTCGGCCCTGTCCCACCAACCCTGCGCCAACGCGGCTCCCATGCAGACCGAGGGATTCCTGGGCGCGGGCAGCAC from Candidatus Palauibacter australiensis carries:
- a CDS encoding type II toxin-antitoxin system RelE/ParE family toxin, with the protein product MHTVAETPTFSRQADKLFNEDEKRELIDYLAEHPLAGDEIRGTGGVRKTRFGASGRGKRSGVRVIYFFGGEGVPIYALLAYSKSDKTDLTRSERRAVAALVAAIKLQGKQGK
- a CDS encoding helix-turn-helix domain-containing protein, coding for MSTFGEDLVQSLNEALDHAKGEGPAIVHAPISPREVRMEAKLTQAQMAALMGMSLSGYRKWEQGRRRVSGPAAALLRIIKHDPNAVRPALVQSP
- a CDS encoding cation acetate symporter, which produces MTVLQWTATLVGLSFALYIGIAIWSRAHSTSEFYVAGKGVHPLANGMATAADWMSAASFISMAGIISFLGYDGSVYLMGWTGGYVLLALLLAPYLRKFGAFTVPDFVGERYYSQTARVVAVICAIFVSFTYVAGQMRGVGIVFSRFLEIDIVWGVVIGMGIVFFYAVLGGMKGITYTQVAQYCVLIFAYMVPAIFLSMLVTGIPIPQIGLGAADQETGTFLLDRLNGLHQELGFTAYTDGTKSTLDVFAITAALMVGTAGLPHVIIRFYTVPRVRDARISVGWALVFIALLYTAAPAVAVFARTNLLNTVTDQPYAEMPEWFTKWEATGLISYEDHNGDGLIQYVGPEAVDAAGAPVQTELTIDRDIMVLANPEIARLPNWVVGLVAAGGLAAALSTAAGLLLVLSAAISHDLLKRNWRPDISERGELIAARFSAGAAVIVAGYLGINPPGFVAEVVAFAFGLAASSFFPVIILGIFSKRLNREGAIAGMLCGITLTAAYIVYFKFVNPAANIAENWWFGISPEGIGALGMAVNFAVATVVSRFTPAPPAEAQRLVERIRLPRGAGEAHELSG